The stretch of DNA CACCTCGTACCACGCGGGTCAGATCGGCGCCCAGCTCATCGAGGAGATCGCACGGATCCCCGCCGACGCGGAGCCGGCATCCGAGTTCCGCTACCGCAACCCTGTGGTGGACCCCGACACCCTCTACGTCGCCGTCTCCCAGTCCGGCGAGACCTACGACGTCCTCGCCGCCGTCCAGGAGCTGAAGCGCAAGGGCGGTCAGGTCCTCGGCGTCGTCAACGTCGTGGGCTCCGCCATCGCCCGCGAGACGGACGGCGGTGTGTACGTGCACGCGGGGCCCGAGGTCTGCGTGGTCTCCACCAAGTGCTTCACCAACACCACGGTCGCCTTCGCGCTGCTCGCCCTGCATCTCGGCCGGATCCGCGACCTGTCGGTGGCGGACGGCAAGCGGATCATCGCGGGGCTGCGCAGGCTGCCCGAGCAGATCACCGAGATCCTCGCGGGCGAGGACGAGGTCAAGGCGCTCGCGGGCAACTACGCCGACGCCAAGTCGATGATGTTCATCGGCCGGGTGCGGGGCTGCCCGGTGGCGCGGGAGGCTTCGCTGAAGCTCAAGGAGGTCTCGTACATCCACGCGGAGGCCTACCCGGCCTCCGAGCTGAAGCACGGCCCGCTCGCGCTGATCGAGCCCGCGCTGCCGACGGTCGCGATCGTGCCCGACGACGAACTGCTGGAGAAGAACCGCGCGGCGCTCGAAGAGATCAAGGCCCGTGACGGGCGGATCCTCGCGGTGGCCCACGCCCCGCAGGAACGGGCCGACCACACCATCGTCGTACCGAAGAACGAGACCGAGCTGGACCCGATCCTGATGGGCATCCCGCTCCAGCTCTTCGCCTACCACACGGCTCTCGCACTCGGCCGTGACATCGACAAGCCGCGCAACCTGGCGAAGTCGGTCACGGTCGAGTAGCGGTCCCGCTCCGACAACCGCTCGGGCCGCTCGGGCCGCTCGGGGACCGGCGGTCCGAGCGGCCCCCGCGCGCCGCCTTGACGCCCCGGGGGCCGCCCCTCGGAAAGCCGTCCACGGGGGCACAATTCGCCTTCGCGTCGAAGGCGTCCCGAGTGGTCGGCGGGACCGTTGGCCGTGGATCTTCGGCCGATCTTCGGCTGTACGGGAGGTCGGCTGACAGACCGTCAGGACGGTGGCCCCCGCCGGGCGGCGGTTTACGGCGCACCGCGCACACGGCACGTGTCCACGCGCACACAAGTCGTACCGGCGGAGCTGGGTCGATGTCACCCGAACGTGTCCGGTACTCGCCGGCCGATACGGACGGTGACGGCGTACGGGCGGGGTACGGCCAACCGCCGTGCTCGGAAGGCGAGTCGAAGCGCGAGGGCGGCGCCCCGCCGCGATGCGCGACGCACGGCCACGTGCACGGCGGGCGCACGGCCACGAAGCGCGCCGCACGATCACACGTACAGCGCACCGTCACGAGTACGGCGCACCGGCCGGAACGCACGCCGGTCCTCGCCCGGAACACGCGGCGAGCCGCTCGCGCAGCGAGGATGACCGGGCCGCCCAGAGCGTGGCGTACGACTCGACCGGCCCCTCCGCCCCGTCAATGGATCCCTCAGGACATCACCCAGGACATCGGTCAGGGAATCGGTCGGGAAATCCTCGGGGAATCGGTCGCGAAATCGGTCGGGCAAGGGAATCAGTCAGGGAATCACGATGACGGGGCGTTTGGCGCGCCTGGCCAGGCGTCCCGCGACCGAGCCGAAGATACGGCCGACGATGCCCTGTGTGGAGCCGACGACGATCGCGTCCGCCTCGTACTCCTTGCCGACCTCCTCCAGTTCGTGGCAGATGTCGCCGCCGCGCTCCACGAGGATCCAGGGGACGTCCGACAGGTAGTCGGCGCAGGCCAGTTCGAGGCCCAGGACTTCCGTACGGTGATCGGGGACGTCCACGAAGACGGGCGGCTCGCAGCCGGCCCAGACCGTGGTCGGGAGTCTGTTGGCGACGTGCACGATGATCAGACCGGAGCTGGAGCGGCTCGCCAGCCCGATCGCGTACGCGAGGGCGCGCTCGCTGGACGTGGAGCCGTCGAATCCGACCACGACACCGTGCCGGAAGGCCGGGTCGCATGAGTGACGTGTTTCTTCCACCGCCAGGGGGTCTGCCGTGGAATCGGCGACCGGCCTCTCGCGGTCAGCGGGTTCGGAGTATTCGTGACCGGCCATCGGTGTCTCGGCGAAGGTAATCCTCGTGGGAGGGTCAACGGGGGGAAGAGAGCCTTCTGGTTCCGACGGAGCCTCGTCAAGTCTGCGGCGTCAGGACCGGGGAGTGCTCGGGCGTGCGCGGGGAATTTCCAGACGTGCGGTTTCAGACGTGCGGGTGGGATACGCGTGCGAAGGGGAGGGCGCGTGAGCTGCTGTTGTAGCTGTGTCCGGGAATCATCTTCCCCACCGCCTACCCACAAGGGTACGGCGACACTCCTCTCC from Streptomyces tsukubensis encodes:
- a CDS encoding universal stress protein — protein: MAGHEYSEPADRERPVADSTADPLAVEETRHSCDPAFRHGVVVGFDGSTSSERALAYAIGLASRSSSGLIIVHVANRLPTTVWAGCEPPVFVDVPDHRTEVLGLELACADYLSDVPWILVERGGDICHELEEVGKEYEADAIVVGSTQGIVGRIFGSVAGRLARRAKRPVIVIP